Genomic DNA from Paenibacillus donghaensis:
ATTAACCGATCGTGCGAACCATGGCTTCGAAACCGGTGCTTGCCATAGGAGGGTATTTCATGCAAATGTTGTTGTACTCGATGATAATGCGGCGGTGCAGCGGATGTTCGATGGGGATACCCATTATGGCGGTTATTATGCCGGACAGTCCGGTATCACGAATCGCGCGCTGCAGGTCTAACGCTTCCGGATCACCAGGGTGATCGAAGAACAGCGCGGATGTTATCGCCGAGACAAGATGATTCGTCTCCAAGCCAAGCTCACAGGCCTGCAGGGCAGGCTGTACAAGCCGGTCTTTGGGAGCGAGCTTGCGAAGCGGGGAACGGGCTACGCGTGTGATTTTATCGCTAAAGTTAGAGTTGTTGAAGCGTTGGATGGTTTTCTCGATATAGCGGGAGTGAACCTCGGAATCGAAGCCGTGGCGGTGAGCCAGCAGCGCTCCGGTCTCTTCCAGAACACCGCGGACATGCGACTCTATGACGGGGTCTGACATCGCCTCCTGAATCGTAGTGTATCCTTCCAGGTAGCCGAAATAGGCTGCGCTGCAATGTCCGGTATTTAAGGTGAACAGCTTACGCTCCAGATAAGGTTCCAGAGCCTCCACGTAATGCACCCCCTTGATTTCCGGGTACTCGCCAATCATGCCCCCGCGGGGAATCACCCACTCACTGAAGGGTTCAACGAGGATTTCGAACGACTCTTTGTTCTTCTGCACAGGTACGATCCGGTCGACCATCACATTCGGAAAAGCGATCTTCCGGTTCGCTTCTTCCACCAGCGAGGCGCTCATGTGGCGGTAGACTGATCTTTTTAACTGTTGGCCGCTCGCTATTCCATTCTCACAGGCAATAATGTGCAGTGGGGCTGACTCGGCATTCCGGCTGAGCCGCAGCTCAATCCCTTGGGCAATCGCACCTGCAATGTCCTTCAAGGCCGATATTCCCACCGCTGTCGTTACGATTTGCGCATCCGCAATGGCCTCGGCCACCTGCTCTGCATTATTCAAATCGATGGCGGTGATATTCTTGACCATGTAGCTGTCTCGGTTCTCATTGGCCAGTGTCACCTTATATTGCCCCCGTTCCTGTAGACGGGCCATTTTATTCTTATTTCTGCCTACAAAACATACCTCATAACCGGAGCGTGACAACATCGGGCCAATGAATCCACGGCCAATATTGCCAGCACCAAAATGTACGGCTCTCAATGTGGTTTCCCCCTTATATTTGGTCTAATATTTTGTATTTATATTTGAATTTAAGTATAGAAATTAAACCACGGCCTCCTCGAAGCAGCGACGCGAAAGGACCTGCTCGAAATCCAGGTGGCTGAGATCATCCGTCTTCAGATGCGGGGCATCGAATTCGAGGAAGCTGGTGATTTCATTCGGAATTACAACACAGTGCATTCCTGCGGCTGCTGCCGCTTTGGAACCGTTGGGTGAATCCTCTATAGCTACTGCCTCTTCCGGCTTAAGGCCCAGACAAGACAAAGCTTGGATGTATAATTCAGGGTCCGGCTTAACGTTCACCACATGGTCCGAGGTGCGGATACAATCAAAATATTCACGAATGCCCAGCTGGTCGAGGTATTTCTCCACCCACTCCGTCGATGAGCTTGTAGCCAAACCTATCTTTAGTCCTGCCGTCCGGGCCGAATCCAGATAATACTGAATGCCAGACCGCATCGTCTCCAGCTCCATCAGCTTGCTGTGTCTCAACTGCACGGCTGTTCTAAATTCCTGTTTGTCGATGGGCAGGTTAAGGTCAGTCATTAGATATTCATAAGGATTGAAGCTGTGCAGACTCGTGCCGATACAGGTCGAATATTGCTCCAAGGTCAGATCTACGCCATGTGCTCCGTAAGCTTCATTAAATGCAGTGTACCAAGCCGTTTCAGTATCAATAATCGTTCCGTCAAAATCAAAAATGATTCCTTTGATCACAATCAATCATCCCCTACGTGTTTGGTTTTTAGTTAGAATATGTGACATAAAACCAGTAAAATATTCGTCTTTTTCTAACGTTGTTTGCATCTGTCTATAAAAACCATAACAAATGGCCTTCAACCCCGTCAAGCGTGGCAGATTATATTCCATCCAATGTTTGCGGTTACAAATACTCCCGATCAACTGCTGCATGCAGCAGCAATGAACCGTTTTCAGCCCGAAAGCAAACAAGCTGCAACCCCTTGGCTCGCAAGGGATTACAGCCTTATTACAAGAAAACCAGCCAGCCTGTCAGCAGAAACGGCAAATGGCTACTTAAAAACTTTTTTAAAATTATTTTTGGGAGTGGCATTTTTAGGCAAAAAAACAGCCTATCTAGTTAATTTTCTTCATCTTGGAGGGGTTGTTGATCTTGTATTTCGCTGAATGCTGGCTAAGCTTCTTGGCTACAACCTTGGCTTCAAAAGATACACTGTCGCCCACACCCAGCTCCAGCTTCTTCAGCGTGGCGCTGTGGCTGGACCATACCTCTTCAATCGCCAGCTCATGGCCCTCTATCGACAGCACCTCATAAATAATCACCTCATCGTCGTTATCGGAGAAATGATTCGGGACTGTCGTCAGCTCTTTGACTCTAGCTATCATCTGCAGCTTCTCTTCGGGTAGCTCCACGGCGGGCTTCTTAGGCGCTCTGGCCGCTTTCTTCGGGATCGGCTTTACGACGACTGCAGCCGGTTGTTCGGAAGCCTGCACCTCCGCCGCATCCGTAGCTTCCTGCGATTCAGCTGAACCGCTCTCCTCTGCTTCAGCTGCGAAGCTGCCTCTTTGCCCAAAGCTAGCCGTCTGCATTTCCTTCAGATAAGAAGGATGAATGCAGTGCTGCTGCTTGTTCTCAAACTGCACCACCACGGTCATCTCATCGACGTAGCCAACAATCTCACAAGGCAGGGTCACCCCATGTCCTTTATAGGTATAGGTTTTGGGTCTGGTCGCTGTGCTGGACAACAGGTTCCACACCTTACATTTCTCAATCAGCTCATCTTCACTGCTGAACTCCTGCTGCTGGAGCGGAGCAATCGCAAACGGAATATTCATATCGGTCTCACCTTTCAGGGGGGAATCATTCATACTTCTCAGCTTCTCTTTCCACCCCCTAATCATACCATTCCCGGACAAGAGATGCCATCCCTGCCGGCGTCCTGCTGTCACTTCTGCTCCAGATGCAGCAAAAAGGCAACCCTTTAGAAAAGGGCTGCCTTTGGGTACAACTTAGTAAAAGTTGATTATTTAATTTCTGTTGCTCCGGTAACTTTACCGTCCAGCACAGCTGTAGCTTTCAGATCTTCGGATTTGAAGTACAGGTTGCCATCAATAGTTGCTGTTTTGTCCAAGGAGAAGCCGTTTGCTTCTACATATACGTCACCTTTGATTGTTCCGCCCTGAACCTTGAAGTTCTCGCTCTGTACAGTTACCTTAGGTGCAGTAAGTGTGAACGAAGCTGTAATCTTGTGGTCAGCATCCTGGGTATAAAGAGCCAGCTTGCGGTAAATGTCGCCGTCTGCCGCGCCTTTATCATGGAACTCGCCAGCTACTACAACATCAGTATCTACAGTAAGATCATTAAGAATAGCAACAATCCAGGTTCCTTTTTCGCTGACAGCTGTTGTGAATCCTTCTGCTTTGTCTACAATGGAAGCCGCACTAAGCGCGTCTGGTGCCGGTGTAGCCGTAGCAGCTGATTCTGCAGCAGGAGCTGTTGTTGGAGCCGCATTATTCTCGTTATTCGCACCGCAACCTGATAGTAAAGCAACTGACACACCTGCAACTAGCAAACTTCTAAATAGTTTCACAATGAATCCCCCTAATTACTTTTTATAGAATGTGAACTTAAGAATGTAATTTTCATTTATTCTTAAGTCCATCTATACATAAATTTATTATATATTAAAAATTAATTAAAAGTAAGTGATATCTTTCACAAATTTGTGTCTATTTACGATATTAATATTTTGATTTTAATATTTTCCATCATTAAACATCTCTGACAACCAGAAAATTCTTCCCACACTCTCCCGAACTTCAGGTAATCACTCAGGGACGTCTGAGTCCGCAATAGGTCTGAAAGGTAAATGATGGTTACTGGGTGTGGCCTTCAGTGGTAACCCTATATTGAAATAAAAAACAGCCGGTTCCCCGGCTGCCCTGCATCCTTATTAATAGTAGTCGTTAACGGGCGGGCGGCTGGAGATAATGCCTTCGCTGTCCAGCTTCTTCTTAAGATAGGCCTTATCCGAAGAGATCAGCAGGCTCATCACCGCATCCACCACGAACAGGAATGTAATATGATTGGACATCATCGCACTGTTGCTGACCGACATCTTGTCCGGCACAATGATATTGATTCCTGCCGCCTCCGTGACCGGAGATGAATCATAGCAGGTAATGGCCGCTGTCCGGGCCTGGTTCGTCTGGGCGGTAGATACCGCATCGATAATCTCCGGCGTCGAACCGGAACGGGTGAAGACTATGACCGTATCCTCCGCCGTACACTGGGAAGCGGCAATCCGCATGGCCCGGCTGTCACTGATGGCTTCCGCATAGATCCCGATCAGCGACAGACGGTTCTTCAGCGCCATTGCAGGCAGGAAGGAATCAAAGATGCCGAAGATATGGATCCGGCGCGCATCCTTGAGCATGTCAGTCACCTTGCGCAGATCGTCCTCTGCCACCATAGCCGAAGTGCTTACTACCAGCTCATTGTAATCCAGGGCCAGCCCGTCAATCGTATTGATCTCGCGGCGTTCTTTTTTGCGGGTCTGCATTTCACGGTAGAAGCTGTCCTGGGCAACGGCAATTTTGAAATCATTGAAGCCCTTGAAGCCTATTTTTTTGCAGAAGCGGTTGATGCTGGTCTCCGAGACACCGATTTCGTTGGCAATGCCTGTAATGGTATGCTGGGTAATAAATTCAGCGTTATGAATCACGAAATTGGCGATTTGATTCTCGCCATAAGTAAATTTCTGTTTCAGGGAAACGATTTTGGCGATAACTGCGGGTACTTGTGAAGCCATGATTTATCCTCCTGCATATGCGGCAGAACCGTTTCCGGTGGAAACGTTCTGCCGCTGTAAACGATTTACTCATTATAACATATGCAGTCACCTCTCACCTACAATCGCTTTCCAGCGCCCCACAATCTCCTGAATTTGTACCCTTTCCAGCTTGCTGGTCTGCCACACATAGATGTTGTCCAGCAGGCTGGGCAAGTACGGCAGGTTCAGCAGCTCTTTGCAGAAGGCATGAGCGGCAATTTCACTCGCCTGCAGAATCGCCGCCTGTCTGCGGAAGGGCCCGATCCGCATGCACTCTACTGGCTCCAGCACATCACTGGTAAATTGATCCGCCCGGTACTCCAGCAGATGATAATATTCATGAGCCAGGTGGATGTCCATCACTTCATCCAGCGACAAGGCTCCGTAAGCTCCGCCGCCAGCCAGAGCCGCCTCCCTCAGCTGTTCCATGGAATCCTGGTATACGTTGATCCAAGGCGTGCGTCCGCTGAAGTCCAGCTGGGCGCGCAGGGCGAGACGCAGCGCACTTGAGCCTGAAGCTGGCTTAATCTCGAAGGCCACGCCCGCCTGCTCCAGCAGACAACGAACCGGCTGGCCTTGCAGAGGCACAGCGGCTGCTCTGCCCATCTCCAGCGACCGGGCAATATAATAGCTGTATTTGCCGGGTGCTATCTTGTGAAATAGCGGGTCCTTCTCCAGCTCGGCGAATGCCAGCACCTCGTCGCTGAGTCCCAGCTCGCTGATTCTGAAGCTGTTAACCGTTGTCCCTGCCACCTGCCACTCCCCCTTCCTCTGCTGTGCTACAGTTACTGATAAGCCACGGCCAGCCACATTTCATCCTCGTCCAGCATTTCGGTCTCCAGCTCCACAATCGACATCAGCTGTTCCTTGGTCTGCATGCCGGTCAAATCGAGCATCTTCTCACGGAAGAACAGAAATACCTTCGGAATCGTGGCGTTGGCATCCGAGTAGATCGTATTCTCGTCAAGAAAAGCAGTAAAAGCGTCATGCCGCTGCTTTCTGGCAAACGAACTGTAATGGACATTGGCTTGCTTGAATCTGACCACACCTTCCCGGTCAACCACGCTGACGGTGGTCCGTTTCTTCTTGAACAGGCCGAAGAAGGACTTGCGGATCTCCTCGCTGGCGAACAGCTGCCACCTGCCGGTCTGCGCCGCAAGCTGCATCGAATCGGGAGACACGTCAACCGAACGGGCGGCTACACTGCGCATCTCCTCTTCCGACAAGGCCGCCTGCGCCAGGTCCTTGGAGCGCAGCTCTGTCGAGCCGGTGGCAATCGCACGCAGAATATTCTTCTGGTTGTCGATTTCAATCGTAATTTCAACCGTCTCTTCACTGGCCCCCGACTGTACAATCTTATCCAGGATATCGCTGCGAATCTTCTTGATATCAGCCTCTGTCGGGCTGATTACCGTCCGCTCCAGCTGTTCCTTCACCATCGCCAAGGCAACCCCGATCGTGGAGACATAAGGCGCATTATGGGCAATCTGGTATTTCATCTGTTCCTTCTCCGCCATCGCTGGCACCAGCACCGCGCCGCTGCCCCCGCCGCCCACCAGCGTCACGAAGGATCGGTCAAGCTCATAATCGGCAATCATTTCGTTAACCGTCTTCATCGTTTTGTCGATGGCCAAATCCAACACCTGGCGGGCAGCCGCTTCTGCCGAGAGGCCCAGATGTGCGCCCAGTGCCTCCCAGGCCAGCCGGGCGCTCTCTACTCCGGCGAAGGCATAATCTCCCTCCGGCACATACCCCAGCAGATTGGCTGCGCCTGCCAGCGTATAGGAATATTCCTCCCCGTTCGCCGCCCGGGCAATTGCATATTCCGGCGAATCACCTTCCCTTGGGCTGATGAATATCAACTGCAGGCCTGCCAGGTCCGCAGGCGCCGCGAAACATTCATAGGCCTTGCCCGCAATATGGGCGCTGCGGGGGCCGACATCCACGATCTTACTGCCCTGTACCCGGATCATACTGCCGCCGGCTATGCCGAGCGTCCGTACATCCAGCGATTGTAGATACGTGCGGTGCCCGCCGACCTGTGCGTTCTGGATCATAACCTTGCCGTTTTTGATTACGGAGATATCGACACTCGTTCCGCCGACTTCAAAAAAGATCCCGTCCGAAATCTTCTCATACATCAGCGCACCGGCCACCCCGGCGGCAAGCCCTGACAGCATCGTCAGAATCGGGCGCTTGCGCACCTCGTCAATGCTCATCACCCCGCCGTCGCAGCGCATAATCATCAGTTGGGAGGTAATGTTGGCATTCTTGACCGATTTCTCGGTCATGTTGGCCGTTTCCATCATTTTAGGAATTAAGCTGGCGTTAATAACAGCGGTCCGCGTGCGGGTCCGCAAGCCGTACAGCTGCGAAATTTCATGTCCGCCTGTAGCGAACACACCGCGGCGGTTCGCCGCTTCCACCACACGCAGTTCATTGGCCGGATCATCCACACTGTAGGCCTCGGAAGCTACAATAACCTCTGCGCCTTGGCCGATCAGCAGATCGAGCGCTTCTTCAATCTGCTCTTCCTTAAGGTTCTTGGAGTCCAGATACGTATGATACGTCTGCAGCCGCTTGCCCGGAGCCAGTTCAATATGGCCGGGATTCGATTCACTGCGGGCACCTAATCCATCCATTCCAGACCCCATCCCGATAATGCCGACCCGGGCGACGTCTCCCTCCAAAAGCGCATTCGTGGCTTGTGTGGTTCCATGTGCGATGAAGGCCACATCCTCAGGATCTATGCCCTTGCTCTCCAGGATCGTCTGCAGAATCTGCACAATCCCTTTGGCTACACCGTCCTCATCATGATGGGTGGTTGGTATTTTCATTTTCTCAATAATCTCAAACGTTTCATTGTCCAGCACAACAGCATCTGTAAAGGTCCCGCCGACATCGATGCCGACTCTTACCTTCTGACCCATAATGGTTTCCCTCCTGTCTCTCTATTTAAGCTCACACTGCAGCTGCTGTTAAAAGACGACAAACGCTCCCCATACCATCGAGATCAGCACAGCCGCCACCAGCCAAGGCAGGGTTTTCTTCAGAATTTCGTTGATATCACTTTTGGTGAAATCGGCTACCCAGACATTGTGCGAATTGGTCGGATCGGCGATCGACTGCACATTGCTGACCACACGAAGCGCCAGCATGGCGGCGACCGGTGTCATACCCGCCCCGACGAACAACGCGGCAATCCCGCTGCCAAGGCCCCATACATTCAGCGGTCCCCGGTAAATGGCCAGCGGCGACAGCAAGGTGAAGAAGAGAATATACATCAGCGGACTGTTTGGCAGCACCGATTCAATCAGCGGTGAGATAATGGCAGTCACCTGCGGTGCCATAACTGAATTGACCAGCATCCCGATGCCGATCATCAGCGCCAATGCGCCAGCCACATCCTGAATCCCTTCCACCAGCGAGCTGGAGAGGATATGAATGGGCCGTTTCGGCCAGGACAGCAGCAGGGTGGCAAGCGCACCGATGATCACGGCGGGCACGATGTCCATTTTGAACGCAAACACCATAATGACGGGAACGAGCGGGCTGATCAGCGCGATGGCCGGCACTTTCCTGCCTTCTCCGCCGCTGCTTGCTGCCGCAGGCATGGCCCAGGCCTTGCGCCCGCGTCCGTCACGCTTGATGTAGAACACAATCATCAGCAGGCTGATAATAAACAGCGGAACGGCTGCGATCAGCGTGTAATCGGCCACTGTCGATACCGGCAGACCCATCACATCCACATAGACGGCCCAGTTCGAGACATTAAACAACACACCTACGCCGACTGAACAGAGCAGCACCAGCGATGCTACAAACTGTGATATTCCGGCAGTTAGCATAATTGGAATGACAATCGTACCTACGAGAATGACCATCCCGAGTCCGCTTGCTGCGGAGAAGATAATGGAAGCCGTAATGAAAAAGAGAATGGCGATCAGCACCGGCTTGTCTCCGGCCAACTCGGCGGCCTTGCGGATGATCGATTTGGTGATCCCGACTTTATTGAGAATCTGGCCGAACCAGGCCCCGAAGATCAATCCGGCAATCGCCGTTGACAGCCGCATAGAACCTTGGGCGAGGATCGTGCCGCTTAAGGTAGCGGTGTCCGGCGAGGAGGAGATCCATGGCACCCCCGCAATCAGTGCGAACAGAATAGCCATGCTGGGCAGCGCCAGAATCGTCGGCAGCTTCCGGGTCATCATCAGTGCCGCAAAAATCAGAAAAACGAGCAAAACCCCAATAGCCTGCACCCACATTAATGAACTCACGTATAAGTCCCCTTTGTCATTTAAATTGAACAGCTAAACTTCCAGGTAGGCGCCTTGCTGCTTCAGAATGGCCTGGACCTTGGTGATATCGACATGCTGCACATCGATGCCCTGCTGCGCCGCCTCGGCGGCAGCGACACCTCCGGCATGGCCGATCGCACCCGTAGTTGGTGTCGTTCTTACCGCAGCCTGCGCTTCAAAGGTGGCCGACAGACATCGTCCGATCACAATCACATTCTTCAGATTCGGCGTAATCAGCGTGCGATATGGGATGCTGTACATTCCACCCCATACCAGCTTCTCATGTTTCGTCCCCTCTCCGTCCGGACTATGGATATCAATCGGATAACCGGAATGGGCAATCACATCGTCAAAAGGCTTCTGGGCCAGAATATCCTCTGCCGTAAGCGTATACACACCCACGATCTGCCGGGAGCCGCGCACCCCGATGGATGGGCCCGTAAATTCCACATGGGCTTCCTCGAAGCCGGGAATGTATTTCTTCACGAACAGCTCCAGTTCGCGGCATTGCTTGCGTCCTATCGTCTCGGCTCGGCTGAGGCTCCACGCATCGGTTCCGTCATGGCCCAGAATCCGGGTGGTATTCATAATCACTTCCCCGGGCGTATTGGTCTCAAAGAACAGAATATCCTCACGGGGGATGGAGATTTCCCCCTTGGCCTTCGCCTCTTTGAATAGGCTTACAAAACCGGCGGTGGACAGCCGGGGCGCCTGCTCAATGATCGAGGTGTCGCCATTATACAGCGGGAAATCCTCAGGGTGGGCGTGGATGTACTCTTTTACCCGTGGAATGTCCACATTGATCATCTTCATCTTCAGCGTCATGGGCTGCGCTGCTCCGTCACTCTCGCGTCCTTTGGTATACGCAGCACCTGCCCGAACGGACAGATCCGCATCGCCGGTGGCATCGATAAACACCTTGGCGGACAGACTGCTTAATCCCGATTTGTTACAGACCGTAATTTCTGTGATTCGATCTTCTTCAGTCTTCACTTCGGCCAGCATAGTATGGTATAGGATGTCTCCGCCATTCTCCAGCACCATCGATTCCAGCTCGACCTTCATTGCTTCCGCATCAAACGGAGTGACCGAATACGTGAAGCCGACGGTATCAAAAATATGCCCCGGCGACTTGCCAATCCGCTTCAGCCGCTCAATCAGCTCGTCGGTCAGTCCCTGAACCGCCTGCTTCTCGCCGGCATGAAAGGTCATCATCGGCCCCACGCCGTTGGCTGTGAGCGTACCGCCCAGGTACCCTTGCGACTCCACAATCAGCGTCTTCGCTCCCGATTTGGCGGCCGCTACCGCTGCCATCGTCCCGGAAACACCGCCGCCCATTACAATTACATCAAATGATTTCACCTGCTTATTCCTCCTTGTCCTGACAATCTGGGTGTATCTTGTGTATTAAACTAGCAGAATTCCGGCATCTTGTAAATGATTATGTTTATTTTTTTCAATAAATCCGGTTTTTTAGAAAATAATTTTCTTTACATGTGAGGTTTGCGATTCTATACTTTTAAATATAGCTATGTATACGCTTCATAATTCATGTTGTTTAGGAGGAGTCAGTCTTGATGACCCATGTAATAGAACAATTAAGAGGGCAACTCATTGTATCCTGCCAGGCGTACCCGGGGGAGGCGCTCTACGGAAGCCACCTGATGACGGCTATGGCCAATGCGGCCAGAGACGGCGGCGCTGCGGCCATTCGGGCCAATTCACCCCAGGATGTGGCAGCAATCAAGGAAGGCTGCGGGCTGCCCGTCATCGGCATCTGGAAAAAAAACTATCCGGATTCAGACGTATACATCACACCCTGTCTGGCGGACGCCGAGCTGCTATTCGCTGCCGGCGCCGATATTGTCGCCGTCGATGCCACCTCCCGGCCGCGGCCGCGGGCTGAAACGCTGGCCGGTGTGGTACAAGCCATCCATAGCAGACCGGGCCGCCTGCTGATGGCTGATATCTCCACGCTGGAGGAGGGGCTGGCCGCGCAAGCGCTTGGCTTCGATCTGCTGTCTACTACTCTCTCGGGCTATACGCCCTACAGCAGGCAGAGTGAGGAGCCGGACCTTGACCTGCTGGCGAGGCTGTCGGCTGCCGTCTCGATTCCGGTGATCGCCGAAGGCCGGATTCACTCCCCGCAGCTGGCCGCAGCGGCGCTTGCGGCCGGGGCGTATGCGGTAGTGGTGGGCACCACCATTACGAGGCCGCATACGATCACAGAGCAGTTCGTGCAGGAGATGCGCCGCAGCGTTGTCCGATGAAGCTGCGCAGCGCTTCTAGCGGCGGCGGCGGCGACCTGCACCGCAGGCTTGGCCGCGCAGCTTGGGCGGCTCGGCCTGGGCGGCTGCTTCGGCCGCACGGCTTGACTCGGGCGGCTCCGGCGGCTTGGCTTGGGCGGCTCGGCCTGAGCGGCAGAGCTTGGCCGCATGCTGGGACCGCACGTCCGCCGAAAGCACGAGTACCATCCAATAGATTAAAAGGCTGCTCCAGTCATCCCCGACGTTGAAGCAGCCTTTTGGTGCGCTCATTACACTATCCTCAACAGGCTGCGAGTATCCCCACAGTCACATCCAGCTTCACAGTCTGCACGCGGACATCATCCGAACACTTAATATATTCCTGCGTTTATACATCTTTTTGTCCCCAATTGAAGGACTCCCCGACAAATTCCTGCGATAATACATCTTTTCAGGGTAAAACTCGCTTTCCATCCTGTTAAATCCGTTAATACCTGCACTTTTGCAGGTATTTCCTCTCAGACGCTCATAATATCAAGAATACCTGCACTTTTGCAGGTGTTGCAGGTATTGCAGGTATTCTTAATCCAACCGCATAATCCAACCGCAGTTACTGCTGCCCAAGCCTTCAGTATGGTTTTTTAATCGAAGACTATAGAATGTGAACTTAAGATTGTTACATACGGAGTTGCCGGGAAGCCCTATGCATCAGGCTTTCTGGCAACTCCACTACTCCATTCTCAAGTTCATCTTATATAGCTTAGAGTTACACTCGCACGTACATAACCAGAGGTGCACCGAATCAGCAGATTGGGTAAGGTTATACTAGTGGAATCACAGCACCAGAAAGGAACCTTTAATGAATCTGTCTCTTTTAGCAGCAGACCTCCCCTCGCTCCAGCTGCGCAGCTGCCTGATCAACCGCCGGGGAGAGCCACTGCTCCAATATTACCAGAAGCCAGCTGCCGAAACCGAAATCGCCCGAATCAACTCCTGCACCAAAAGCATCCTCTCCGCCCTGATCTGCATCGCGATGGACCAAGGCCTGCTGCCGCCGCCTGAGACTGCTGTGTCCAGGTTCTATCCACAGCTTGCCGCAGACAAGGATACACGCAAAGCGCAGCTGACACTGTCGCATCTGCTTACGATGTCTGCCGGGTTCAATTGGACCGAGTTCGGCGGGCAGAACTCCTTCCCGAAGATGACAAGATCGCCGAACTGGGTGGAGTTTGTGCTGGGACAACCCTTAGCTCATCCCCCGGGACAGGTGATGGAGTATAACTCCGGCGTCTCGCAGCTATTATCCGCCATTCTAATGCAGGCGGTAGAGAGGCCGGTAACGGCGTTTGCCGAACAATATTTATTCGGTCCGCTTGGCATCACAGCCTACAGCTGGGAGAGTGACCCTCAGGGCATCGCTACCGGGGGATTCGGCATGTCCCTACGTCCGGCTGATCTGCTGAAGTTCGGACAGCTCTATCTGCAGCAGGGGAAATGGGGAGACCGCCAGTTAATCACCCCGGAACGGGTAATCCGTTCCGTTCAGCCTGCGATTGACGCCGACCCTCCCCGCCGCG
This window encodes:
- a CDS encoding HAD family hydrolase, whose product is MIKGIIFDFDGTIIDTETAWYTAFNEAYGAHGVDLTLEQYSTCIGTSLHSFNPYEYLMTDLNLPIDKQEFRTAVQLRHSKLMELETMRSGIQYYLDSARTAGLKIGLATSSSTEWVEKYLDQLGIREYFDCIRTSDHVVNVKPDPELYIQALSCLGLKPEEAVAIEDSPNGSKAAAAAGMHCVVIPNEITSFLEFDAPHLKTDDLSHLDFEQVLSRRCFEEAVV
- a CDS encoding MurR/RpiR family transcriptional regulator, with amino-acid sequence MASQVPAVIAKIVSLKQKFTYGENQIANFVIHNAEFITQHTITGIANEIGVSETSINRFCKKIGFKGFNDFKIAVAQDSFYREMQTRKKERREINTIDGLALDYNELVVSTSAMVAEDDLRKVTDMLKDARRIHIFGIFDSFLPAMALKNRLSLIGIYAEAISDSRAMRIAASQCTAEDTVIVFTRSGSTPEIIDAVSTAQTNQARTAAITCYDSSPVTEAAGINIIVPDKMSVSNSAMMSNHITFLFVVDAVMSLLISSDKAYLKKKLDSEGIISSRPPVNDYY
- a CDS encoding mannitol-1-phosphate 5-dehydrogenase, yielding MRAVHFGAGNIGRGFIGPMLSRSGYEVCFVGRNKNKMARLQERGQYKVTLANENRDSYMVKNITAIDLNNAEQVAEAIADAQIVTTAVGISALKDIAGAIAQGIELRLSRNAESAPLHIIACENGIASGQQLKRSVYRHMSASLVEEANRKIAFPNVMVDRIVPVQKNKESFEILVEPFSEWVIPRGGMIGEYPEIKGVHYVEALEPYLERKLFTLNTGHCSAAYFGYLEGYTTIQEAMSDPVIESHVRGVLEETGALLAHRHGFDSEVHSRYIEKTIQRFNNSNFSDKITRVARSPLRKLAPKDRLVQPALQACELGLETNHLVSAITSALFFDHPGDPEALDLQRAIRDTGLSGIITAIMGIPIEHPLHRRIIIEYNNICMKYPPMASTGFEAMVRTIG
- a CDS encoding hydantoinase/oxoprolinase family protein, translating into MGQKVRVGIDVGGTFTDAVVLDNETFEIIEKMKIPTTHHDEDGVAKGIVQILQTILESKGIDPEDVAFIAHGTTQATNALLEGDVARVGIIGMGSGMDGLGARSESNPGHIELAPGKRLQTYHTYLDSKNLKEEQIEEALDLLIGQGAEVIVASEAYSVDDPANELRVVEAANRRGVFATGGHEISQLYGLRTRTRTAVINASLIPKMMETANMTEKSVKNANITSQLMIMRCDGGVMSIDEVRKRPILTMLSGLAAGVAGALMYEKISDGIFFEVGGTSVDISVIKNGKVMIQNAQVGGHRTYLQSLDVRTLGIAGGSMIRVQGSKIVDVGPRSAHIAGKAYECFAAPADLAGLQLIFISPREGDSPEYAIARAANGEEYSYTLAGAANLLGYVPEGDYAFAGVESARLAWEALGAHLGLSAEAAARQVLDLAIDKTMKTVNEMIADYELDRSFVTLVGGGGSGAVLVPAMAEKEQMKYQIAHNAPYVSTIGVALAMVKEQLERTVISPTEADIKKIRSDILDKIVQSGASEETVEITIEIDNQKNILRAIATGSTELRSKDLAQAALSEEEMRSVAARSVDVSPDSMQLAAQTGRWQLFASEEIRKSFFGLFKKKRTTVSVVDREGVVRFKQANVHYSSFARKQRHDAFTAFLDENTIYSDANATIPKVFLFFREKMLDLTGMQTKEQLMSIVELETEMLDEDEMWLAVAYQ
- a CDS encoding TRAP transporter large permease subunit; the protein is MSSLMWVQAIGVLLVFLIFAALMMTRKLPTILALPSMAILFALIAGVPWISSSPDTATLSGTILAQGSMRLSTAIAGLIFGAWFGQILNKVGITKSIIRKAAELAGDKPVLIAILFFITASIIFSAASGLGMVILVGTIVIPIMLTAGISQFVASLVLLCSVGVGVLFNVSNWAVYVDVMGLPVSTVADYTLIAAVPLFIISLLMIVFYIKRDGRGRKAWAMPAAASSGGEGRKVPAIALISPLVPVIMVFAFKMDIVPAVIIGALATLLLSWPKRPIHILSSSLVEGIQDVAGALALMIGIGMLVNSVMAPQVTAIISPLIESVLPNSPLMYILFFTLLSPLAIYRGPLNVWGLGSGIAALFVGAGMTPVAAMLALRVVSNVQSIADPTNSHNVWVADFTKSDINEILKKTLPWLVAAVLISMVWGAFVVF
- a CDS encoding polymer-forming cytoskeletal protein → MKLFRSLLVAGVSVALLSGCGANNENNAAPTTAPAAESAATATPAPDALSAASIVDKAEGFTTAVSEKGTWIVAILNDLTVDTDVVVAGEFHDKGAADGDIYRKLALYTQDADHKITASFTLTAPKVTVQSENFKVQGGTIKGDVYVEANGFSLDKTATIDGNLYFKSEDLKATAVLDGKVTGATEIK